A DNA window from Candidatus Syntrophoarchaeum caldarius contains the following coding sequences:
- a CDS encoding Nucleotide sugar dehydrogenase, with the protein MSSDGISIIGSGWVGVAIGKGFSRLGFNVIFYDVVEKDLPNFTTDIEYAVENSEISFIAVPTPSTPEGIDLSYIKNAVENIGKMLKNKDKFHLVVVKSTVVPTTTEKVVIPILEERSGQRVGVGFGVCMNPEFLTEIASTWSEEESAKRDFFSEDRIVIGEYDRRSGDILEEIYKPLNKPIFRTDLKTAEIIKYASNCMLATKISYWNEIFMICKELGIDSQIVAEIVALDPRIGKYGTVHGKAFGGKCLPKDLKAFISFADKYHKVKLLKAVDEINEEIGDRFGVRE; encoded by the coding sequence ATGAGTTCTGACGGGATAAGTATAATAGGTTCTGGTTGGGTTGGTGTAGCGATTGGAAAGGGTTTTTCTAGGCTTGGATTTAATGTAATATTCTATGATGTGGTTGAGAAGGATCTGCCGAACTTCACCACAGATATTGAGTATGCGGTTGAGAACTCGGAGATCTCTTTTATCGCCGTCCCGACACCCTCAACCCCGGAGGGGATCGATCTGAGCTATATAAAAAACGCTGTTGAAAATATCGGGAAGATGCTTAAAAACAAAGATAAGTTCCACCTTGTGGTCGTGAAGAGCACGGTTGTTCCTACAACGACGGAGAAAGTGGTGATACCTATCCTTGAAGAGCGGTCCGGGCAGAGAGTGGGAGTGGGTTTTGGGGTTTGTATGAATCCTGAGTTTCTAACAGAGATTGCGTCAACGTGGAGTGAGGAAGAAAGTGCTAAGAGGGATTTTTTCAGTGAGGATCGGATCGTCATTGGTGAATACGATAGGAGGTCAGGAGATATCCTGGAGGAGATCTATAAACCGCTGAATAAACCGATTTTTAGAACAGATCTGAAGACCGCGGAGATAATAAAGTATGCCTCCAACTGTATGCTTGCAACGAAGATCTCCTACTGGAATGAGATCTTCATGATCTGCAAAGAACTTGGCATCGACTCACAGATCGTTGCAGAGATCGTTGCCCTTGATCCCCGGATTGGGAAGTACGGAACGGTTCATGGCAAAGCGTTCGGTGGCAAATGCCTTCCCAAGGACCTGAAGGCTTTCATCTCTTTTGCTGATAAGTATCATAAGGTGAAGCTTCTTAAAGCGGTGGATGAGATAAACGAGGAGATAGGAGATAGGTTTGGGGTGAGGGAGTGA